The genomic region tttggtacctaatatatctaataggttgagttgtttgttgtacgtgtatgtatatgtatgaaatatatcccgaaatatttagtgtttttttaacgatatccgtttcgcgcgtagttagtcccgttatgttcgttagattttttcaagttgaacggcgatttcgaaaaaatttaactcgcaccgagcaagAAGATAGgtcccgttaaaaattcgggtggaatgatttttttttattttaataaaattatgtatttacgctttttacccctgaaaaatgtAAAGTTGAGGAACCGTGGTCTAAATTGAGACGAATTTGAAGTGTCGTTTGTAGTGTGAACATAAACTCAAAGcaacaataaaaaaataattgAAACTACAACTTTCGCCAACTTTAGTATATAGGGATAATAATAATTTATGATGTAAATACGTTTATGATATAATGTATTTCCCTCGTGTTCATGAAGGTTCTTTAGTAATAACTGCGAAATGCCCGCATAATAAGTGGtcgttcaaaattagtcaaaaatatCTTAATGCGAAAATGCTTACCGTGTCTGAGACTGCTTCACCGACAATCTTAACTAACGCCGTTCGTGACGGCGTTTGGTTACCACCAACGACAGATAACGGCTCTCCGTTACCTAACGACACAACAAACAAATCCTCCACGCCGTTAACAAACGGAAACTCCTGTCTATTATACAACACATGAGTAACCGCGGCAGCCGTGGGGTTATTCATTGCCACGTCACCACCGACAGCTGTTATATTATTTCTTCCGTCAACAGAAACCGTTTTAAAGGGCCCACTAACTGCAGTTGTAGCAGCACATACATCACTCAACTTGCAATCACAGCCGTCCATTTCAACAGCATCCGCGCGTGAAAACACAACTGGCGCGCCTACCGTAAGATCATAGCACGGAATTAAAACCGTTTTAACTGTGTCTTTTAATGTCAAATCACCAAatattttgtcaaaaatatttACACGTGACTTGAACATTCTCTGCATAATATTTTGTTTACAAAAGTTTGTCCCATTTTTTGTGACAAATTTAAGTGCTTCATTAGCAGTGAATAATGGGCGATTATTTTTTCCTTTTGTGAATAATAAAGTTGCAAGTACACCACCGACACCGGAACCAGCAACAACGTCGAAAAAATCTGAAATATGAGCGTTAGGGTTATGTGATTTATGACGCAGAGTGGATTCGAGATGAAGGATTGATTTAGCGGCTAAGATTCCGTTAGTGGACCCACTGCCGTCGATTGAGAGAATTCGAATTTTAGCATTTGTGGAATGTCTGATAGGTGGGAATAAGAAGTTGTTTTCGAGAACGGAGAAGATTTGGGAGGTAAGTTTGTCCATTTGAGGGTTGGATTGAAGTAAGGAAGGTGATGCCATTTTTTGTTGAAGGTGAAAATGAaaggttcctcgtaaaaaaaaaaaaaaaaatgaaaggtacgaaaaaaaaaattaaagagttGAGGGATGTTATATATGATGTGAATTGAGTGGAAATGTTGGTACGTTTTGTGTACGTGAAGTATATAAAGtgtaaaaaataatataaaagttataattatatcatttatagataaattaataaattatagtaatagtaataataaataataaatatatataaagtagaTGCAAATAATTGCCAAACAATAGTAAAAGTTTCAATTCCATATTTAATACTCTGTATTACTATTAAAACTAGTTGTTGAACCCGCGCAAggaggttcggttttcaatgtattttattgcatttagtttgtaaaattatttcgtggctaaagaataATGTCATTGAAgcacaactcgagtcgaactaaaaggtataacccgtaaaAGATTTAAAtgttttattttaaattaacaatatatgttcaTCTCCGCGTTTaactatgtaattatcgacttttaaaaatttaacgcaaaatcaacgtgtatgaaaagtaccccaaatatttagcattttttaaaaaagcgtcctttttgcgtatagttagtgacattgtgttcctaaaattatttcaagtttaacaatgttgttggaaaaatttaactcgttgcgagcgagaagatatgacccgttgaatatttgggtgaagtttatttaagattttttatgaaaatggataTTTGACACTTTACACCCCtggttggggggtcgatttgaatatttggAAAAAGTGTGGGGTATTTGTTGGTGTAGTAaaatttaattagaattaaaaaaaggTGAAAAGATGAGAATACCCCTAGTTAGCTATTCACCATTTTTGTCGAATTAAAAAAAAtgtgaaaagatgaaaatacccctagttactattcatcatttttgtctattagataatatataaataaatataaataatgatgatTAATTATTTAGTATCCATTACTAAATGCATGTCCCTTGAAACATATTTCCCAAACTAGTATACATCTATTTTTCTCtaatctttatttatttttatttattattcacTTATTATAAAGGAACATGCTGGGGTATTGATATCGCATATGtaatacacgttttccttagcgatatcgatcacatattggtccttttggatacgatttggtgttatttcgataagtgttgtgaaagttcaagttctaagaccaaggagatgaaatttgaagttatttgatggttttagtgattttgtatggaaacgagtgaaagagattggttcgatGCGAGTTTGGATGAatttagtgagttttcagctcggAATCAGCAAAAAAGGGGTCTGGAGCGCCGCtcagaaaggtggagcgccgctccagtaggcatgAAAATCAGTTCGAGGGGTTTTGGAAGTTAACAAATCAGGTTTCAGTGATATGGAGCGCCGCTCaacatatggagcgccgctccaccttcAGTCGGGTTCAGAATttacctatttaaagcccgaatttttaccctaattaatcattcttgcatccagacgaatttcagcagctttttgacgaaaaagggtgatttttggggaatcccaagatcattctaacacaccaatcattccggaaacgcgtctcgatccgtttatcattcaagaacacaattttcattaggttttattcttatcatcataatgaatactcttaattgtttatttgtgattttgactttagttatgattgttggctaagcactttaatgtttgtctagattgaatattcgtatgtgtttgaatgatactttaatgtttaatttgattaatgcatgataattatgagttttgattaagaaccattcttgtgggtgttgattattgttactaagttgattagtgtacttgtttgaacaaaagggaaccctgtttcaatttagtgcattAGTTTCCAATtgctttgtcttaaccaattgggtgcttactggaccaaggggtaaaccgggtaacatagattgaacaaaataggggtgaattgtgtggagcgaacgcgtaaccaattgaatcttaatcttataattagttaattactaagtcacaaacgaaagaggtctttggtgaaaggaaaacctaagccaataaatcctaatttgacgtgtttgctaaaagagaactctgggtaaaccgactctgtagttgcatgtattgataaattgaactagtgcttaataacaaaatcatccgacactgcgaataggagatctaggtgaACATTCTTTTGTCTATTGAATTctaatatctttacttttcgttgaatctgcatttattttctataaacttaaaaatacaaaaatattgtcttttacttttaatctatccttgatttggctaatcgttaaatagccacaaaacaaattatctcgtactttcaattttcatagatcaacttagtttattttcattagttgcaatcttaattctcacgtttaaactgtccttggaacgatttcgaaattaccaactttatactattgcacgatcgggtacactgcccgttagtgtgtagtaatctttaaatcgGCATTTttcaagataaattatatactagatttcacacatcaagtttttggcgccgctgccggggatgtaaaatctctcgggttggttgttaacgGAATCATCATCATAGTAGTTTTAATCTAAAAAGCCTTGacatttcacgggttttggtcgtaacaaaaaaaaattgaaaaattagggaaaaataaaaaaaatagaaaagttagtttaaaaataaaaaaaaaaagtagaaaacaattgaaaattcggccaaaacctttgttatgaaaattggttttgatatggtttggtattttatggcatatttcatgatttcaaagaagccaaaattatttcacatgttcattttcttggacatgaaatcctacgagttcgggaaactcaatagtaggtcacctgtaccaaaacgggtgtaaaccgtgagagagcggtgattgcatagcgtgattgtgaccgaatcacgtgccagatcaaaaacttttggttacttggtatagcagacttccgaaactataccattttattattacatcatctaatggtgtgatactgtgggaagaggagccttgagcttcaccagtgttgtcctttttaggaacaatagctacgtgcttgtgtttgcttagacaacacaacccatagtcaaaagctatggcacccaaaggtttttggaatttatcggaagggtagtatctacttcctgcctttcttaaaacaagcagaaaagcttgtcatgtgggaagtaggcaatttgaaattaatttcaaccacgtttattaccattgaatgtgaaatcctacgaattctttaacaattcaatcgtaggtcacttgcaccaaggcgggtgtcaaccgtatgaacggtgattgtatcgtgtggtcaaaaccgggccatgcgctagatcgaaaactttaatagGACGATCCACAttatttctcctaacaaggacaatgttgcacccgaccactttgtataacccgaggagtaaagtctccaaattgacacacttgctgatttatttcagaagtcgtagtccagaccagttgtagggtgacgaaaagtcttgaaaagtcattcctaacatcgactggaaatctaccaggtgaaatgtcccgttcatattgattataaacattccatattaattgatttcgtcgcgaggttttgacttctatatgagacgtttttcaaagactgcattcttttttaaaacaaccataacctttattttatcgataaaggtttttaaaaaaaaacattacgtagattatcaaataatgataatctaaaatataccgtttacacacgaccattacataacggtttacaataaaaatatattacatcgaaataagtttcttgaatgcagtttttacacaatatcatacaatcatagactccaaatcttgtccttattttagtatgcaatagcggaagctcttaataatcacctgagaataaacatgcttaaaacgtcaacaaaaaatgttgatgagttataggtttaacctatatattatcaaattaatataatagaccacaagatttcatttattcaataatcttacactctcaagtgtataaaaatcattctatgacgaacacctggtaatcgacattaacataatgcatatagaatattccccgcatactcataagtttgtcataaattggcaatcgcaatcaccatataaatcgaagtattaaagcattccaaattccagaatggggtttgttaggcccatagatctatctttaggattcgcgtcaattaggggtcatttccctaattcttaggctaccagacttgaaggggcaataattcggtttaataatccaaccatagaatgtagtttcgcatacttgtgtctattttgtaaaacatttataaagctgcatgtattctcatcccaaaaatattaaattttaaaagtgggactataactcactttcacagatttttccttcgttggaaataagacttagccactggtcgattcacgaacctataacaaatatgtacatatatatcaaagtatgatttaaatatattcacaacattttttattacgtttttatgatttaagtttgttaagttagcattcctcgttagtaacctacaactagttgtccacagttagatgtactgaaataaatcaatatatattatctcgaatcaatccacgaaccagtgtatacaagtctcaggctagatcacaaatcaaagtatatatattattttggaatcaacttcaatcctgtatagctaactcaaacgttactgcatatagagtgtctatggttgttccgatatatatatatagatgggtcgatatgatatgtcaaaacattgtatacgtgtctatggtatcccaagattacataatatgtataatacaatataaattagttaggatatgtttaatctagatttgttacaaaattttcgtagctaaaactagcaaatttatccaattttgttttacccgtcatttcttcgtttcaaatccgttttgagtgattcaagttgctatggtttcataatgaactgaaatttatgaaactaaacataaaaagtataagtttatagtcggaaatacaggttacaagtcattttttaaagaggtagtcatttcttgtcgaaagaacgacatcttgatgaccattttgaaaaacatacttccactttgagtttaaccatgatttttggaaatagtttcatgttcataagaaaaatcattttcccagaagaacaacttttaaatcaaagtttatcatagtctttaattatcaaacccaaaacagcccgcggtgttactacaacggcgtatgtccggttttacggtgtttttcgtgtttgcaggttttaaatcattaagttagcatatcatatagatatagaacatgtgtttagttgattttaaaagtcaagttagaaggattaactttatttgtgaacaagtttagaattaactaaactatgttctagtgattacatgttcaaatattcgaataagatagttttatatatatgaatcgaatgatgttatgaacatcattactacctcaaatttagtaggtaaacctactggaagtgataaaaattgatctagcttcaaaggattcttggatggcttaaaagttcttgaagtagaatcatgacacgaaaacaagttcaagtaagattatcactcgaaataagattgttatagttatagaaattgaaccaaagtttgaatatgagtattaccttaaattagaaagatatcttactataaataagaaagatttcttgagatcggatgatcacttgaaatggattagaaagcttggaagtagacttgtaaacttgagagtattcttgatttcatgaaactagaacttatagaatttatgaagaacacttagaacttgaagatagaacttgagagagatcaattagatgaagagaatttaagaatgaaagtgtttataggtgtttttggtcgttggtatatggattagatataaaggatgtgtaagtttgttttcatgtaaataattcatgaatgatttataatattttttgtaattttgtgagatatttcacgctagttgccaaatgatagttcccacatgtttaatgactcacatggactgctaaggagctgatcattgaagtgtatatacaaatagtatatacatctagaagctgtgtattgtacgagtacgaatacgggtgcatacgagtagaattgttgatgaaaatgaatgaggatgtaattgtaagcatttttgttaaatagaagtactttgatatgtgtcttgaagtctttcaaaagtgtacaaatacatcttaatacactacatgtatatacattttaactgagtcgttaagtcatcgttagtcgttacatgtaagtgttgttttgaaacttttaagttaacgatctcatttaatgttgttaacccattgtttattatatctaatgagatgttaaattattacattataatgatattatgatgtatgaatatatcttaatatgatatatatacattaaaatgtcgttacaacgataatcgttacatatatgcctcgtttcgaaatccttaagttagtagtcttgtttttacatatgtagttcaatgttaacacacttaatgatataattaattatcattttatcatgttaaatatagtgtatctatatcttaatatgattcatatgtatttagtaagacgttgttataacgataatcgttatatatatcgtttcgagtttcttaattcaataatctcatttttatgtatatcactcattgttaatacacttagtaagatacttacttatcataatctcatgttaaccatatatatccatatatatatatatatatatatatatatatatatatatatatatatatatatatatatatatatatatatatatatatatatatatatatatatcatcatcatgtagtttttacaagtttttaacgttcgtgaatcgccggtcaacttgagtggtcaattgtctacatgaaactcatttcaattaatc from Rutidosis leptorrhynchoides isolate AG116_Rl617_1_P2 chromosome 9, CSIRO_AGI_Rlap_v1, whole genome shotgun sequence harbors:
- the LOC139867696 gene encoding patatin-like protein 7; protein product: MASPSLLQSNPQMDKLTSQIFSVLENNFLFPPIRHSTNAKIRILSIDGSGSTNGILAAKSILHLESTLRHKSHNPNAHISDFFDVVAGSGVGGVLATLLFTKGKNNRPLFTANEALKFVTKNGTNFCKQNIMQRMFKSRVNIFDKIFGDLTLKDTVKTVLIPCYDLTVGAPVVFSRADAVEMDGCDCKLSDVCAATTAVSGPFKTVSVDGRNNITAVGGDVAMNNPTAAAVTHVLYNRQEFPFVNGVEDLFVVSLGNGEPLSVVGGNQTPSRTALVKIVGEAVSDTVDQAVSMAFGQFRTTGYVRIQANKGALGAEKHKKGDNMLRLVDEMLKQQNVESVLFQGKRCNSTNIEKLEFSANELLKEKERRKTDMLPIVLLNQTTTSSSSRTSSATTLSTTSSSN